One segment of Branchiostoma floridae strain S238N-H82 unplaced genomic scaffold, Bfl_VNyyK Sc7u5tJ_193, whole genome shotgun sequence DNA contains the following:
- the LOC118408574 gene encoding receptor-interacting serine/threonine-protein kinase 2-like, giving the protein MPYMENGSLAGLLWDVDVPWALRWRMAHEISLGMTFLHCQNPQILHCDLKAENVLLDGDFHVKISDFGLSKWKLKSRVVTQTSPEGSTITHAPPEYFLDINLVPTPLFDVYSFGVLLWEIITRAEPYGNAMNSALIRLAVTSGQRPDMTLVPTDLPDVATVSQLMQTCWSQTPEDRPTFQECADHLITVTSRSSKEDILQAIIDVMKARKN; this is encoded by the exons ATGCCCTACATGGAGAACGGCTCTCTGGCCGGGCTGCTGTGGGATGTGGACGTGCCCTGGGCCCTGAGGTGGAGAATGGCGCACGAGATCTCCCTGGGAATGACTTTCCTGCACTGCCAGAACCCACAGATTCTCCACTGTGATCTGAAGGCAGAGAACGTGCTACTGGATGGGGACttccatgtgaag ATTTCAGACTTTGGGCTGTCGAAGTGGAAGCTGAAATCTCGCGTTGTCACCCAAACCAGCCCGGAAGGAAGCACAATCACGCATGCGCCACCGGAGTACTTCTTGGATATCAACCTCGTCCCAACACCTCTGTTCGATGTCTACAG ttttGGTGTGCTGCTTTGGGAGATCATTACGAGAGCAGAGCCATATGGAA ATGCTATGAACTCTGCCCTCATCAGACTTGCGGTGACGTCAGGACAGCGACCTGACATGACCCTGGTCCCTACAGACCTGCCTGACGTGGCCACAGTGAGTCAGCTGATGCAGACATGCTGGAGCCAGACCCCGGAGGACAGGCCCACATTCCAGG AGTGTGCAGACCATCTCATTACCGTGACCAGCAGGTCCAGTAAAGAGGACATTCTACAGGCAATCATCGATGTGATGaag GCTCGCAAGAACTGA